In Patagioenas fasciata isolate bPatFas1 chromosome 11, bPatFas1.hap1, whole genome shotgun sequence, the genomic stretch tttttttagttccctctctactgggggatctccaaagccacacctgagctcccaggcagagatgacagcagcggggatgcaggcgctggtcaattcagccctgctggaagatcgctgggcctactgagctcgcctgtatttcaaggcttcaggcaggcgcagcctcccgctctttctcacaacaaagcaggaatctcagacatagtgataaggtgcccagagtttctcccaggcctgtgttatctaacacagagcttctactcatcaagcacacaaggtcagtaagacaattagtgtgatgtgtgtgctttttctacagacaggtgcaagtcacttgagcgtatttacatttaactaacctcctcgccaaatcttccgctatatccccatacaccatggcagaagctgtgggtggaaggagcaacccccggcagggcaggcagggagcttgtggggttgaagggtgctgtgtgagtcagggctgctcagagctccagatcaaccccacagacatggcagagggtccttctgaacaacgacatcaggacagcaacagctgcaagggggtgagtctgtgctttcagttttccactcttggttgtctgggtgtgcagtgggagatggggatttatttctctctttggagaagacactgagaccccagttctcgttaggacttgtctgagctgctcctgagcccctgcacacacagagctgcccctgggcagtgccaggaggtgtgagcaggacagagctgagcacacagtgggtgggatggggtctgtgacacggacagggagcagacccagggacagagacacagctgcaggctgcatagacatgggcaggaagaaggagctgtgaccagaaatgctgggtagTGGATTCAgaaccccccctgccatcccctgcagtgcagggatatttcccagtgcaacccctggtcttctctcctccccagcagagcctctgccccaaagccacggggtccaggtcaccagtctccacctcagcagctggacctccaggtgaagggttcctggaacgtggtacacaaaagaggtgctaaaagtacttgctctacagtgtcattatgtgagtggcagcagcacagtcaggtaaggagaaggttccacggcATGCCCAtcagcctttctgtccttgctttattttctggtagcactgcagtgtccttccctgtttctccacctgtccctggagctcttgctctctggggttggggtgggagtgtgggtcagttttttttctgccaccaattcagtgaattttgccttacagctgtgtccatggaaactgcatgcccaactgcattttaaactgtgatgaactgtttttctcagcttgtaggaagagagaatgagctgaaacatccctccatcggtCAGGGGGTTTtcaatgagaaacagcatgtttattttccttagaGAAGTCTCCTTtagcttgtcactgtcctttccttcttgcacaggtcctcatgcccacaggcagcaaatgtccaacagcagctccaccacccagttcctcctcctgccgttcacagacacccgggagctgcagctcttgcacttctggctcttcctgggcatctacctggctgccctcctgggcaatggcctcatcatcaccaccatagcctgggaccagcacctccacacccccatgtacttcttcctgctcaacctctccctcctcgacctgggctccatctctaccattgtccccaaatccatggtcaactctctgtgggataccaaggtcatttcctatgcaggatgtgctgcacaggtcttctttttttgtttcttgtttggtgcagagtattctcttctcactgtcatgtcctacgaccgctacgttgccatctgcaaacccctgcactacgggaccctcctgggcagcagagcttgtgtccacatggcagcagctgcctgggccactgggtttctcaatgctctgctgcacacggccaatacattttcactgccactgtgcaagggcaatgccctggaccagttcttctgtgaaatcccccagatcctcaagctctcctgctcacactcctacgtcagggaacttgggcttcttgtggttagtcttttagtagcatttgggtgttttgtgttcattgtggtctcctatgttcagatcttcagggccgtgctgaggatcccctctgagcagggacggcacaaagccttttccacctgcctccctcacctggccgtggtctccctgtatgtcagcactgccatgtttgcctacctgaagcccccctcattctcctccccatccctggatccggtggtgtctgttctttactcggtggtgcctccagcagtgaaccccctcatctacagcatgaggaaccaggagctcaaggatgccctgtggaaactgatgactggattaattcctgaagcagcaaactgcctatctccttctgcatagcagttttaatgtaactaatttcaggcctggcctatcatctctattttttgttgttggttgtgtttCTATGGTGAtaatgtcatcccctttcaaattctctgtctgctgttattttataaccactgactgttccctttgtgtatttaaacaaattaaagagccctgtagtgactctttttcatgggatcctttctccaagacctgtttggagccgcagggacagttcctgtgcatggtaggaggggaaatgagtccagcctggcagcagagccagggagcaccagcgcttggtcttccagagctgttctggttccactccctcactctacttctcatcccttgtgttggtgcaaggcctgagtgctctggcagcttggttcCCGTCCtgttgtgtgtcagtgctgtgagcacaggcagggacagccaatgggcacttgtgtcacagaggtggcctcacaacagcctttccaggtagaaaggtgatctcctatgggcagagcatgatggtttaggtcttcttccaaagattctctaaagaatatgcatatgaaagtggccatggatgcaaaccccagtgtacagctgaacagtgtgtgtgtgcagggctggcacatagcagtgtcctctcacagccaggtctcctgccagagacctgcaggaccagcagagcaggggctgcgctgtgcccctgtgcactggacacccctcagaaggagccacagggcatcatcatggactggtcCCTCACaagcaccatttccagccctgcgctctcaccgaaagaggctgttcttccctccatggatggacacgagtgtttcagcagtccatgtttgctttggacagatgagatgtgagtatgcacatcatgtacgtgaggtgacatgaacccgagtgagcacaaacacaatcaactactcctttccattctgtgaaagcctgtggaacacacgaggtcttgagctcacttcatattgggaggagcaacctatgggaaatcacctgaatgcagcactgggttgtacttcctttgactgaggtccccgtgtccattcctcatgatgcgggacatctcagatgagtgtagagcaggtgacacagcacaggggtgaggtgtctcccatcctttgggagtggcaacaggaagccagaaggacactgtgactcctacctctatgtgtaaaagggacagactctgtctctgagcatccctgggtgcataaggagcccatgaaaccagtggacacctgacagaaccctgatatttatgtcaaaagtgccatagaaaccagaatggttcttgggtccttagaaaacacagacctcaaacccatcttcaagaagagcaggagtaggaactgggagaataacaggctggccaccctatctccctccctgggaaggggatgggacacgtcctcctgcagccattgccaggaatgtgaaggacaaggaagggactgctgaacccaaatgcacagggaaaagaaaggcatgttgtgtacagggcgtttgcaaggcctcagccatggtctccttctggccagagtggtgctgatggggctcaggaagtggatgctgggtgggaagttggctgaaccgtcaagcccaaatatcatcagtggtacaaagtcctccatgcagccagttactggtgtcatctctcagtgaccagcacttggggaacactgttaaacatctttattctcccctattatgatgtaacggagtgaactttcagtgcctttgaggatgacggagtccttgagcaacctcacctggttcaccttgccctgagcaggagagtgagacaagatgagtgagacaagatgagtgagacaagggctctctgtaaacctgagttattctgtgatttgacagaatttttgccttggagaggtttctggagagggaataggtagaataataataataaaaataaataaataaatgaaaaataaggctgtagaggagatctagaaggtgttaacataaaaacagcagttccagtgaggagtgcttttcactcacagtgttagtgggaaatatatttgacaaatttgaacaaggtgaggaagcgagatgagtgtctgcagcctgtgggaaagaggggcaggtataggactgagtagaacatgcttcagtcttgggaggtcctgggtgctaaggaggaggatgggtgagtgtggtattatgaggtcagttgtgtttcagacactcataatccaatcagaatcctgtggctgtgaaggggacagtgaggtcagttctgtctctggaggtgacagcccagcagcagggacatggcggggaaagaacctctgcctaggtgcccacaggccctacccgggagatgggtaggagatgccttagagatgtgttaccatgtccatcccatctgagaacatgacgggacagcagcaggaacatggtcgtgtctgtcagagaagctgagcggcccgtagcagtcatgggatttagaaaatcatggtgaggtcaggtaaaagaccacaagaagcctaatgggttgggttccctgcatgaagggcagtttctgaagcggctgagctttccatggcagttggaaaaagcagaagagagaaaaaaaaaatgcaaagtgcaatttggaaggtgaggattggatatgaggagtaagaaatgtcagtggaagggcagtgctgtggtgcaagaggtcacccagagggagctggatcagcccatggtttgtgttccaaggagcagccagtgagggtgcagacacagcagtgaaggtgcagaaatgctggggtgagagcaggtggggaagcgagatgggtgtctgcagcctgcagggaaagaggggcaggggtaggaccgtgtagaacagcctgggatggagatggcaaagggcgctggcaaggctggaagggacccacagaacccaggtctctgtccccttggccatggcagttgtctctgccactgaggcccaggagaagccatgttgtcctcatggcactggggcctcggtgcctccttgcagccccatggggaagctggaagttgttgtaccagtgttgtccttccattggccttgcacacccacatcccacagtccaggaagagccctgagccgtgtgtgagggacaggatcccccttcccattgcctgcaggtcatggcttctcctttctgcttcagaaagcaaaccaaggggtttctcagcatcagagctgaagagaagactaaaaggagacctcgtggtggttacagcttcctcacgaggggagaaggaagggtaggtactgatctcttctctctggtgaccaatgacagaacccaagggaatg encodes the following:
- the LOC136106481 gene encoding olfactory receptor 14J1-like, whose protein sequence is MSYDRYVAICKPLHYGTLLGSRACVHMAAAAWATGFLNALLHTANTFSLPLCKGNALDQFFCEIPQILKLSCSHSYVRELGLLVVSLLVAFGCFVFIVVSYVQIFRAVLRIPSEQGRHKAFSTCLPHLAVVSLYVSTAMFAYLKPPSFSSPSLDPVVSVLYSVVPPAVNPLIYSMRNQELKDALCVSSTTQFGVIRKLAEDTRDTTMSLVKISNSADPSMDP